A genome region from Streptomyces sp. SAI-135 includes the following:
- a CDS encoding IS5 family transposase (programmed frameshift), with the protein MVERLVPDELWELFQRVVPEAPSRPQGGGRRRHGDREVLAAIVFVATSGCTWQQLPSASFGPSGATAHRRFAEWSKARVWAKLHRLVLDELGARGELDWSRCAIDSVNMRALKGELTGPNPVDRGKYGSKIHLITERTGLPLSVGISGPNLHDSQALIPLVKGIPPIRSRRGRRRRRPAKLHADKGYDYDHLRRWLRGRGIRHRIARKGIEFSNRLGRHRWTIERTMSWLAGCRRLHRRYERKAEHFLAFTGIACTLICYRRLTK; encoded by the exons ATCGTTGAGCGGCTGGTGCCGGATGAGTTGTGGGAGCTGTTCCAGCGGGTGGTGCCGGAGGCTCCGTCGCGGCCTCAGGGCGGCGGTCGGCGCCGGCATGGTGACCGGGAGGTGTTGGCCGCAATCGTGTTCGTGGCCACGTCTGGCTGTACGTGGCAGCAGTTGCCGTCCGCGTCGTTCGGGCCGTCGGGCGCGACGGCTCACCGGCGCTTTGCCGAGTGGTCGAAGGCCCGCGTGTGGGCCAAGCTCCACCGCCTGGTCCTCGACGAGCTAGGCGCCCGCGGCGAGTTGGACTGGTCCCGCTGCGCGATCGACTCGGTGAACATGCGGGCCCTGA AGGGGGAGCTGACAGGCCCGAATCCTGTCGACCGGGGCAAGTACGGCTCGAAGATCCACCTGATCACCGAGCGGACCGGTCTGCCCCTGTCCGTCGGAATCTCGGGGCCGAACCTGCACGACAGCCAGGCACTGATCCCGCTGGTGAAGGGGATACCGCCGATCCGCTCGCGGCGCGGACGCCGGCGGCGCAGACCGGCAAAGCTCCACGCCGACAAGGGATACGACTACGACCACCTGCGGCGATGGTTACGCGGACGCGGCATCCGGCACCGCATCGCCCGCAAAGGCATCGAGTTCTCGAACCGCCTGGGCCGCCACCGCTGGACCATAGAACGCACCATGTCCTGGCTCGCCGGATGCCGCAGACTGCACCGCCGCTACGAGCGCAAAGCCGAACACTTCCTGGCCTTCACCGGCATCGCCTGCACCCTCATCTGCTACCGCAGACTCACCAAATGA
- a CDS encoding transposase, giving the protein MNTRAWIVFLDESGVSLLPQIRRTYSPRGRTPILRHRLNWKRASMAGALGYHSTDPDRGARLCFHLKPGSYDTAGLIEVLEQVKVFYRGERVVLVWDGLSAHWSRAMRAWVAGQDWLTLERLPAYAPELNPVELLWSSLKKRELANLAGDHLADVADATEQGIHRINANPRLPWSFLAHTGLTSRPPHPPNLRKDQ; this is encoded by the coding sequence GTGAACACACGTGCCTGGATCGTCTTCCTCGACGAATCAGGCGTCTCCCTGCTCCCTCAGATCCGCCGCACCTACTCGCCCCGAGGGCGGACTCCGATCCTGCGGCACCGGCTGAACTGGAAGCGCGCGTCGATGGCCGGAGCCCTGGGCTACCACTCCACCGACCCCGATCGCGGGGCCCGCCTGTGCTTCCACCTCAAGCCCGGCAGCTACGACACCGCAGGGCTCATCGAGGTCCTGGAACAGGTGAAGGTGTTCTACCGCGGCGAGCGGGTGGTCCTGGTCTGGGACGGCCTGTCCGCCCACTGGAGCCGGGCGATGCGGGCCTGGGTCGCCGGACAGGACTGGCTCACCCTGGAACGATTACCCGCCTACGCTCCCGAACTGAACCCGGTGGAACTGCTGTGGTCCTCGCTCAAGAAGCGTGAACTCGCCAACCTCGCCGGCGACCACCTCGCCGATGTCGCCGACGCCACCGAGCAAGGCATCCACCGCATCAACGCCAACCCCCGACTGCCATGGTCATTCCTCGCCCATACCGGCCTGACCAGCCGCCCACCACACCCACCGAACTTACGAAAAGATCAGTAA
- a CDS encoding winged helix-turn-helix domain-containing protein, producing MAYHPSPSVAGSSLPPLSRPQLAEARRVRAVELFEGGVSNAEIARAVGVCAESVRRWRRVWEQDGASGLRRRAATGRPPKLDDAQVEMVRAALEEGAQAHGFEADLWTLERVGAVVTRTTGVVLSRASVWRLLTGRLGWSLQRPERRAVERDESEIARWIAHEWPRIKRGP from the coding sequence GTGGCTTATCACCCTTCCCCTTCGGTTGCCGGCTCCTCCCTTCCTCCCTTGTCGCGGCCTCAGTTGGCGGAGGCGCGTCGTGTTCGGGCAGTCGAGTTGTTCGAGGGCGGCGTCTCGAATGCGGAGATCGCGAGGGCGGTGGGGGTGTGTGCCGAGAGTGTGCGGCGTTGGCGGCGGGTGTGGGAGCAAGACGGTGCTTCGGGCCTGCGCAGACGGGCAGCCACCGGACGGCCACCCAAGCTGGACGACGCCCAGGTCGAGATGGTCCGGGCCGCGTTGGAGGAAGGTGCCCAGGCTCATGGTTTCGAGGCCGACCTGTGGACCCTGGAACGAGTCGGCGCGGTCGTCACCCGGACAACGGGGGTGGTGTTGTCGAGGGCGTCGGTGTGGCGGCTGCTGACCGGCCGGCTCGGATGGAGCCTGCAACGGCCCGAGCGGCGGGCGGTCGAGCGGGACGAGTCGGAGATCGCCCGCTGGATCGCGCACGAGTGGCCGCGCATCAAAAGGGGGCCGTGA
- a CDS encoding transposase family protein, protein MRNDLVAPGTGAKAKLTQADRILATVLHLRKLATMDLLGQLFGVTAMTISRAKQEVRPYLEAHGHHINTSTARLRTPADVAAFLAPDPTQTKVTSHLAG, encoded by the coding sequence ATCAGAAACGACCTAGTCGCCCCTGGCACAGGTGCCAAGGCCAAGCTCACCCAAGCCGACCGGATCCTGGCCACCGTGCTCCACCTGCGCAAACTCGCGACCATGGACCTCCTCGGCCAGCTCTTCGGCGTCACCGCCATGACCATCAGCCGCGCGAAACAGGAAGTCCGCCCGTACCTGGAAGCACACGGCCACCACATCAACACCTCAACCGCCCGCCTCCGCACACCAGCCGACGTCGCCGCGTTTCTCGCTCCCGACCCCACCCAGACCAAGGTCACATCTCATTTGGCTGGGTAA
- a CDS encoding IS5 family transposase (programmed frameshift) — protein MRRHELTDAQWRKIEPLLPGNGKPGEQWADHRRVINGVLFRARAGVPWPDLPKRYGPWQTVYERHRRWSADATWQAVLEELQIEADAGDPDGALAGQASRQEWAVNIDSTSCRAHQHAAGAPRKPPRPPAKRGGAREEAEGPEALGRSRGGLTSKVHLLSDDRARPLHWLTSPGQRGDSPMFAPVLDGLRIRRRGPGRPYSRPDRVRGDKAYSSRDNRAYLRRRGIEATIAQPDDQRLHRKHRGRAGGRPPAFDKVQYRRRNAVERCVNKWKRFRAVSTRYDKRDYIFNGTLTVTAIVIWLRDTVQEPSETT, from the exons GTGCGGCGACACGAGCTCACGGACGCGCAGTGGCGGAAGATCGAGCCTCTTCTGCCCGGAAACGGCAAGCCGGGTGAGCAGTGGGCGGATCACCGCAGGGTGATCAACGGGGTGCTTTTCCGGGCCCGGGCCGGGGTGCCGTGGCCTGACCTGCCTAAACGGTACGGCCCTTGGCAGACCGTCTATGAGCGCCATCGCCGCTGGTCGGCCGACGCCACCTGGCAGGCCGTCCTTGAGGAGTTGCAGATCGAGGCGGATGCCGGCGACCCGGACGGGGCGCTCGCCGGCCAGGCGAGCCGGCAGGAGTGGGCGGTGAACATCGACTCCACCTCCTGCCGGGCGCATCAGCACGCGGCCGGAGCGCCTCGCAAGCCCCCG CGACCACCCGCAAAAAGGGGCGGGGCGCGTGAGGAGGCAGAGGGGCCGGAGGCGTTGGGGCGCTCACGGGGCGGGTTGACCAGCAAGGTCCATCTGCTCTCCGACGACCGGGCCCGCCCGCTGCACTGGCTGACCTCGCCCGGTCAGCGCGGTGACAGCCCGATGTTCGCCCCGGTGCTGGACGGCTTACGCATCCGGCGCCGCGGACCGGGCCGCCCGTACAGCCGGCCTGACCGGGTCCGCGGCGACAAGGCCTACTCCAGCCGCGACAACCGCGCCTACCTGCGACGGCGCGGCATCGAAGCCACCATCGCCCAGCCAGACGACCAGCGGCTGCACCGCAAGCACCGGGGACGAGCCGGTGGCCGGCCCCCGGCCTTCGACAAGGTCCAGTACCGCCGTCGCAACGCAGTCGAGCGGTGCGTGAACAAGTGGAAGCGGTTCCGCGCGGTTTCTACCCGGTATGACAAACGTGACTACATCTTCAACGGCACTCTGACCGTCACCGCGATCGTCATCTGGCTCCGAGACACCGTCCAAGAGCCATCAGAAACGACCTAG